A stretch of Rhododendron vialii isolate Sample 1 chromosome 4a, ASM3025357v1 DNA encodes these proteins:
- the LOC131323817 gene encoding uncharacterized protein LOC131323817, with the protein MDPLKYLFEKSALTGRMARWLLMLAEFELKYVTRKSIKRRAVAEFLADCPVEGGEDAEFKFPDEDIMTLAEDVWKLYFDATANQKGFGIGVSLIAPDGSHIPLAFKLNFEVTNNQVEYEACIVGMEATIEIGIEKVEVVGDSNLVVSQANGDWKVKEEKLKPYHQDLEDLIPYFNKVTFTHVPRLKNQFADVLATLASMVEILVGVKLRPIVIKQRDTPVYQHVMAVDESDDGHPWYYDIWRFVEKGEYPIGASKKDRVALQRMAAQYIICGGNLYRRSHCRMHKICIHGVETKRVMEEIHEGVCGPHMNGMMLAKKILKQGYFWTTMETECVEYVRR; encoded by the coding sequence ATGGACCCTctcaagtacttatttgagaaatcGGCTCTCACCGGGAGGATGGCACGATGGCTACTGATGTTAGCAGAATTTGAATTAAAGTATGTTACCAGGAAGTCCATAAAAAGAAGAGCTGTTGCAGAATTCTTAGCCGATTGCCCAGTCGAAGGAGGTGAAGATGCTGAATTTAAGTTCCCTGACGAAGACATAATGACTTTAGCTGAAGATGTTTGGAAGTTGTACTTTGATGCCACTGCTAATCAGAAAGGGTTTGGAATCGGCGTGTCACTAATAGCACCTGACGGATCTCACATTCCGCTTGCGTTCAAGCTGAATTTTGaggtcaccaacaatcaagtgGAATATGAGGCTTGCATTGTGGGTATGGAAGCAACAATTGAGATTGGTATAGAGAAAGTGGAAGTGGTaggagattccaacctggtaGTGTCACAAGCCAATGGTGATTggaaagtcaaagaagaaaagCTAAAGCCTTACCATCAAGATCTTgaggatctcatcccttacTTCAACAAAGTAACCTTTACTCATGTACCGAGGCTCAAGAATCAATTTGCGGATGTGTTAGCAACGTTGGCATCCATGGTCGAAATTCTTGTTGGTGTGAAGCTAAGGCCAATAGTGATCAAACAAAGGGATACGCCAGTATACCAACATGTCATGGCCGTTGATGAGTCTGATGATGGTCACCCTTGGTATTATGACATTTGGAGATTTGTGGAGAAAGGAGAATACCCCATTGGAGCAAGCAAGAAAGATAGAGTCGCTCTTCAGAGAATGGCAGCTCAGTACATCATTTGCGGAGGAAATCTATACCGGAGGTCGCACTGCCGTATGCACAAGATATGCATCCATGGTGTAGAGACAAAAAGGGTAATGGAAGAAATCCATGAAGGTGTGTGTGGTCCTCACATGAACGGCATGATGCTCGCCAAGAAAATTCTTAAGCAAGGATACTTTTGGACCACCATGGAAACAGAATGTGTGGAATACGTACGGCGATGA